In a genomic window of Callithrix jacchus isolate 240 chromosome 22, calJac240_pri, whole genome shotgun sequence:
- the LOC144580762 gene encoding uncharacterized protein LOC144580762, translating into MVHACNPSTSRGRGSRCLVESPAIFPPGFLPPPSHQASCCPEKSPPSLLCSAQQQQAANHRSRKARQALAYPEPTRNPLSHLSSLPRDGQPILSSYDTPPALCPRPVHPHYKTLLPQLRSRSQPRSPSFPGLPAGPNKPELGFQLSSCYLGSGTGQVSTRGSHIWCRNPGRRVASPPSDPLPPATSPALLQFGLSTPDQFIQRRFQELTRVTIHQMLLQPCPERVQETDLSLNIQAP; encoded by the exons atggttcatgcctgtaatcccagcacttcgcgAGGCCGAGGAAGTCGGTgtttggtagaaagtcccgccatctttcccccaggtttcttgcccccaccctcccaccaggcttcctgctgccctgagaaaagcccgccaagcctgctctgttctgcccagcaacaacaagcagccaatcatcgcagcaggaaagcccgccaagccttggcctatcctgaaccgacacgtaaccctctgagccacctcagcagtctgcccagagacggacagcctatcctaagctcctatgacactccgccagccctgtgtccacgccccgtccacccccactataaaaccctcctaccccagctgcgcagtcgcagccagccccgatctccttcctttcctggcctgcccgctggtcccaataaacctgaactcggcttccaactctcgagctgttacttggggtcgggtaccgggcaggtGTCTACGAGGGGGTCGCACAtatggtgccgaaacccgggacggAGGGTCGCTAGCCCCCCTAGCGACCCCCTCCCTCCAGcgacctccccagccctcctccaattCGGCCTCAGCACTCCGGACCAG ttcatacagcggcgctttcaagaactgactcgagtcaccatccaccagatgctgctccaaccctgccctgaacgagtgcaagaaacagacctctccctgaacatccaggctccttaa